The following coding sequences are from one Corticium candelabrum chromosome 20, ooCorCand1.1, whole genome shotgun sequence window:
- the LOC134195411 gene encoding translocating chain-associated membrane protein 1-like 1 — MPVGRSGKKKSQAPFFSQQFFIENHADIVSCVCMVICVGMMFQVSQPFSSMFVAAQYNITTNITEGEDKPPETLYLLGARDGFTVFFYTLIWITLHAVLHEYIWEKWCRRLHLSKTKTTEFYDSGQLAVYYLLSTIIGATVLQRRECFSSLSLLWRDYPDIPISFIEKMYYINQIAYWMHWFPELYLMKAKRHEIKDKVVFYTLSLAFILTHYSFSYIRLGIFFLTVHHLVECLNYTVQVLELAGKQQSAQPLHSAWSVVFVVARIATMTVAAAAFLFGLPKVDGNNLEVGFETGNFNIPVVRFPLFAAIIGISLYHTWDFVMFQINIRQDALEQKESMEKERQRQREKKKNRRDQDARRRKKEEEEETKASNESSTVGQSSPRKREGRK, encoded by the exons ATGCCGGTCGGTCGTTCGGGCAAGAAGAAGAGCCAGGCGCCTTTCTTCAGTCAACAGTTTTTCATAGAAAACCACGCAGACATAGTGTCATGTGTCTGTATGGTAATATGCGTTGGAATGATGTTCCAG GTCTCGCAGCCTTTTTCTAGTATGTTTGTGGCAGCTCAGTACAACATAACTACTAATATCACAGAAG gggAAGACAAACCGCCTGAAACTCTCTACTTGCTGGGAGCCAGGGATGGGTTTACTGTATTCTTCTACACTCTCATCTGGATCACTTTACATGCTGTACTTCATGAATATATTTGGGAG AAATGGTGTCGCCGCTTACATCTTTCcaagacaaagacaacagaATTCTATGACAGTGGCCAGCTGGCCGTCTACTATCTGCTGTCCACAATTATCGGAGCCACCGTTCTTCAACGG CGAGAGTGTTTTAGTTCGCTCTCACTTCTGTGGAGGGATTATCCTGACATTCCTATAAG ttttatTGAGAAGATGTATTACATCAACCAG ATTGCATACTGGATGCACTGGTTTCCTGAACTTTATCTTATGAAAGCTAAAAGG CACGAGATCAAGGACAAAGTAGTTTTCTACACACTCAGTCTGGCTTTCATCTTGACACATTACTCATTCAG CTACATCCGTCTCGGCATCTTCTTTCTCACTGTTCACCATCTGGTTGAGTGTCTCAACTACACAGTGCAAGTCTTGGAGTTGGCCGGAAAGCAGCAATCTGCACAGCCACT ACACTCTGCCTGGTCTGTTGTGTTCGTTGTCGCAAGGATTGCTACAATGACTGTTGCTGCGGCTGCCTTTCT gttTGGCTTGCCGAAGGTCGACGGGAACAACCTGGAAGTCGGATTTGAAACTGGAAATTTTAATATTCCTGTTGTCAG ATTTCCTCTCTTTGCCGCCATTATTGGCATCAGTTTATATCACACGTGGGACTTTGTGATGTTTCAAATAAACATCCGTCAAGATGCACTAGAACAGAAAGAATCGATGGAAAAAGAACGACAGCGGCAGCgcgagaagaagaagaaccgTCGTGATCAGGATGCCAGACGACGCAAAAAGGAGGAAGAAGAGGAGACGAAGGCGTCGAATGAGAGCAGCACCGTAGGACAGTCTAGTCCACGTAAACGAGAGGGTCGCAAGTAG
- the LOC134195347 gene encoding MYND-type zinc finger-containing chromatin reader ZMYND8-like, with translation MAEDASSSLPVSLSNEYRVIDETKKANAQNGQSESGRLWLRLRRFKPSRSAEDSPAKRVAVDGFETAGCHDSVENDSFCWMCHTDGSLICCDNCPRVYHAKCLGRASKMVGTTTWMCPVCQDMKSAGNWSAVPDLPDFLLLAVNQMYIDGSLPFQHPVDVSAEPRYKECIFHPMDLSTLEKNIRKGVYESPQHFQHETQWILHNCAIYNGMANTWTDIAKAMLRICKREMSEIVLCPDCYRMSMKKTSQWFTKPCAKLHKPVWAKVKGYPFWPAKVLTLTGDKYDVRFFGDHNRAKLVKSFIRNYANTQSAPSHSGYASACREMEMYVENLKKAGYTDTDLQMFPEPSRRHSVEGRFPLKADKTGENKETSRRHSIHVEQQQQQQRHVTESSPSGDESNARRRVMTRQNSRAKTFNHEKFMKNSIITVTPKASVDRLTVNPDDLTKRLRSDAYSSLKPENSLTSNSTGKGQMYVALAGDMSFTFVATDRQLKGSSSSDAELMELTEMPKTSWLEFQGDGDNVTECGSNALQEDGGVADLSVLQAMNCEGEGSVGDVRVDEKADMFGLSELTRSGLVEANGSQLDQSGHPVEGCDDSIEKSCGTPDTEPAGSPEVQICHIIKPKVDASSTSTTTTTTSINQRDTSPSNMITTQSTNTLNVSELAKLESVLKTWTGRLSETVSGDSKTDASERTMRIERAVGKVLAKPMNPSSHPTRTAAALPSSVTTTVSSRLYPLSSPLSCLASTVSRLGQPAMTQPPCPPPAQTGAATKNATVYRVVGTVMPSQSLSSGTVSVRTLSRCPPILPKPLTSNLHSLRLQAPLVVSSRQNTPITSPQQVKIKLCQLAPGTHQQSGIQPNQTQHTVILRPVSVQGQTGGTQSQPMRILNTIPVTQPQTLPTYRGTAVHQAAVPRSTVSSLCAPQSSLMPSGLTSLQFAASSSTQQTEPRTVGITESRSRPPAFVRMNTNQGGQQNVTSGTSVGQQSPRDGGSSFSGGSLFAALHDAMLSDDQSDAVHKESVTAGVDRIMFSVWRQVEEIVMSLQRDTEQHYRKKMNAALAEQRQQLQEEAKRAVKEAKKKHWCANCLEEAGFYCCFNTSYCSVRCQQQHWLSHINYCRNTNEKEGAGESMPQRSNSEPPVGANSELRIVSVSGSAKSTSTTRSNMGRSASTTSTQQQPLRLPHLSTVPSHQSSSERDSSTSGAHNNNEVRLPVIQRVEGADGVVCVDTAECPTRAADEK, from the exons ATGGCCGAAGACGCCAGCAGTTCTCTGCCTGTTTCGTTGTCGAATGAATACAGAGTGATAGACGAGACAAAGAAGGCGAATGCTCAGAATGG TCAATCAGAGAGTGGCCGTTTGTGGCTTCGTTTGAGACGCTTCAAGCCATCCAGATCAGCTG AAGACAGTCCTGCCAAGCGTGTTGCAGTCGACGGTTTCGAGACGGCAGGTTGTCACGATAGTGTAGAAAATGATAGCTTCTGTTGGATGTGCCACACAGACGGATCTTTAATATGTTGTGACAACTGCCCAAGGGTGTACCATGCCAAGTGCCTTGGAAGAGCATCAAAAATGGTGGGCACAACCACTTGGATGTGCCCTGTgtgtcag GATATGAAATCTGCTGGTAATTGGAGTGCTGTTCCCGACCTTCCTGATTTTCTTTTATTAGCTGTCAACCAAATGTATATAGATGGG agTCTACCATTTCAGCACCCTGTTGATGTCTCAGCCGAGCCAAGATATAAAGAGTGCATATTTCACCCGATGGATTTATCAACACTTGAAAAG AACATTAGGAAAGGTGTTTATGAATCTCCACAGCATTTCCAGCATGAGACGCAATGGATTCTTCACAACTGTGCTATTTACAATGGAA TGGCCAATACATGGACTGACATTGCAAAAGCCATGCTGCGAATCTGCAAGCGTGAG ATGTCAGAGATCGTGTTATGTCCTGACTGTTACCGAATGTCAATGAAGAAAACATCACAATGGTTTACTAAACCATGC GCCAAGTTGCACAAACCTGTTTGGGCAAAGGTAAAGGGATATCCGTTTTGGCCAGCAAAG GTGTTGACCTTAACTGGTGACAAGTATGATGTTCGATTTTTTGGAGATCACAACAG AGCAAAGCTTGTCAAATCGTTTATCCGAAACTACGCCAACACTCAGTCTGCACCTTCGCATTCCGGTTACGCATCCGCCTGCCGTGAGATGGAAATGTACGTTGAGAACCTGAAGAAAGCCGGATACACCGACACCGACCTCCAGATGTTTCCCGAACCTTCACGTAGACACAGCGTGGAAGGTCGCTTTCCACTCAAAGCCGACAAAACCGGAGAGAACAAAGAAACGAGTCGACGCCACAGCATACACGtcgaacaacaacaacaacaacaacggcATGTGACCGAGTCGTCGCCGTCTGGTGACGAATCGAATGCTCGCAGACGTGTGATGACACGACAAAACAGTCGAGCGAAGACGTTTAACCACGAGAAATTTATGAAAAACAGCATCATCACGGTGACGCCGAAAGCGAGCGTCGATCGTCTGACGGTGAATCCCGACGATCTAACGAAACGTCTTCGATCCGATGCATACAGCAGTTTGAAGCCGGAAAACTCGTTGACGAGTAACTCAACAGGAAAGGGTCAGATGTATGTCGCGTTGGCCGGCGATATGAGCTTCACGTTTGTTGCTACCGATCGGCAGCTGAAgggaagcagcagcagcgacGCAGAGCTGATGGAGTTGACGGAGATGCCGAAGACGTCATGGCTGGAATTCCAGGGGGACGGAGATAACGTTACGGAGTGCGGTTCGAATGCGTTGCAGGAGGACGGAGGTGTGGCCGATCTGAGTGTGTTGCAGGCGATGAATTGTGAGGGTGAGGGGAGTGTGGGTGACGTCAGGGTGGACGAGAAGGCCGACATGTTTGGTTTGTCAGAGTTGACTCGGAGCGGGTTAGTCGAGGCGAATGGAAGTCAGCTCGACCAGAGCGGACATCCTGTGGAAG GCTGCGACGATTCAATCGAGAAGAGCTGTGGAACACCAGACACCGAGCCAGCAGGCAGCCCAGAAGTCCAAATCTGTCACATCATCAAACCGAAAGTCGAcgcatcatcaacatcaacaacaacaacaacgacatCCATCAACCAACGGGACACGTCACCATCAAACATGATCACCACACAATCAACCAACACACTCAACGTGTCCGAACTTGCAAAACTTGAGTCCGTCCTCAAGACGTGGACCGGCCGGTTGAGCGAAACGGTTTCTGGCGACTCGAAGACGGATGCGTCCGAACGGACAATGCGTATCGAGCGTGCGGTCGGCAAGGTTCTCGCCAAGCCAATGAACCCGTCATCCCATCCGACACGAACAGCAGCAGCGTTGCCATCCAGCGTGACGACGACCGTTTCCTCTCGTCTGTATCcactctcctctcctctctcaTGTCTAGCGTCGACGGTTTCTCGTCTCGGGCAGCCGGCGATGACTCAACCTCCATGCCCGCCACCAGCACAAACGGGCGCCGCCACCAAAAACGCGACCGTTTATCGAGTTGTCGGCACGGTGATGCCGTCACAGTCTCTCTCATCCGGTACGGTTTCCGTACGCACGTTGTCTCGTTGTCCACCGATTCTTCCGAAACCGTTGACGTCGAATCTTCATTCATTACGACTGCAGGCTCCATTGGTTGTTTCCTCACGACAGAACACTCCCATTACGTCGCCACAACAGGTGAAGATCAAGTTATGCCAGTTGGCTCCGGGTACACACCAACAGTCGGGGATACAACCAAACCAGACGCAGCACACGGTCATTCTCCGGCCTGTCTCGGTGCAAGGACAAACGGGAGGCACGCAGAGTCAGCCGATGAGAATACTGAATACGATCCCGGTGACGCAGCCACAGACGTTGCCCACGTATCGAGGCACTGCTGTGCATCAGGCGGCCGTTCCTCGCTCGACTGTATCTTCTCTGTGTGCGCCGCAATCGTCGCTGATGCCGTCCGGTTTGACATCTCTGCAGTTTGCTGCCTCGTCTTCTACACAGCAGACGGAACCTCGAACGGTTGGAATCACTGAGTCGAGATCACGACCGCCAGCGTTCGTTCGTATGAATACGAATCAAGGAGGACAACAGAATGTGACGAGTGGGACATCAGTTGGTCAGCAGAGTCCGCGAGATGGAGGTTCGTCGTTCTCTGGTGGTTCTCTCTTTGCTGCTTTGCATGACGCGATGTTGTCAGACGATCAGAGCGATGCTGTACACAAGGAGAGTGTGACGGCGGGAGTTGACAGA ATTATGTTCTCTGTGTGGAGGCAGGTTGAGGAGATTGTGATGTCGTTGCAACGAGATACAGAGCAGCATTATAgaaag AAGATGAATGCAGCATTGGCAGAGCAGCGTCAGCAACTCCAAGAAGAGGCAAAACGAGCAGTAAAAGAAGCCAAGAAGAAACACTGG TGTGCCAACTGTCTGGAAGAAGCTGgcttttattgttgttttaaCACGAGTTACTGCAGTGTTCGTTGTCAGCAACAGCACTGGCTCTCGCACATAAACTATTGCAGAAATACGAATGAGAAAGAAGGCGCAGGGGAATCGATGCCGCAAAGGAGTAACAGTGAACCGCCTGTTGGCGCGAACAGCGAGCTTCGTATTGTGTCTGTTAGCGGCAGCGCAAAGTCGACGTCCACCACGAGATCTAATATGG GACGGTCGGCATCTACAACATCTACACAGCAGCAGCCACTACGTCTGCCTCACCTCTCAACAGTTCCTTCACATCAGAGTTCAAGCGAGCGTGACTCGAGCACCAGTGgtgcacacaacaacaacgagGTGCGACTGCCGGTAATACAGAGAGTAGAAGGTGCGGATGGTGTTGTTTGCGTGGACACAGCGGAGTGTCCAACTAGAGCAGCCGATGAAAAGTAG